A single region of the Strigops habroptila isolate Jane chromosome 3, bStrHab1.2.pri, whole genome shotgun sequence genome encodes:
- the SSPN gene encoding sarcospan isoform X2, whose protein sequence is MLCISYQPDEKTCVQFTVKLMYFLLSALGLVACVLAVAFAAHHYLQMTKFTCDTILESCQCKLDTADPLGRTFVYQDAADCGSLTSMLNLYLLLQMALNLVSALACLSACFVMWKHRYQVFYVGVRFYSLTATEGQKQKV, encoded by the exons ATGCTTTGTATTTCGTACCAACCCGATGAGAAGACATGTGTGCAGTTCACGGTAAAG ttgaTGTATTTTCTCCTGAGTGCCTTGGGTCTGGTTGCCTGTGTTTTGGCAGTGGCTTTTGCTGCACATCATTATTTGCAGATGACAAAATTTACCTGCGACACCATCCTTGAGTCCTGCCAGTGCAAACTGGACACGGCAGACCCCCTCGGTAGGACCTTCGTCTACCAGGATGCAGCTGACTGTGGCAGCCTCACCAGCATGCTCAACCTGTACTTACTTCTGCAGATGGCTCTCAATCTAGTCTCAGCCCTGGCGTGTCTATCGGCATGCTTCGTGATGTGGAAGCACAGATACCAGGTCTTTTATGTGGGAGTTCGGTTCTACTCTTTAACTGCTACTGAAGGCCAGAAACAGAAAGTATAG